One window from the genome of Enterococcus haemoperoxidus ATCC BAA-382 encodes:
- a CDS encoding MepB family protein, with protein sequence MESLDYLTKLVSKISDLPLEDFQIEEQNKEYEGATFSLGKQTFRSRKAKRTPKKIGYFVSFWEKDTERNNQPYHSTTAPDKLVITVLDQEKSGQFVFPKKVLIKNGILRHGEVRGKMALRVYPDWIQALNKTATATQNWQRPFFIDLTDELDLEKLEMLYFKQADLLSK encoded by the coding sequence ATGGAGTCATTGGATTATCTAACAAAACTAGTAAGTAAAATAAGCGATTTACCGTTAGAAGATTTTCAAATTGAAGAGCAAAATAAAGAGTATGAAGGAGCTACTTTTTCGCTAGGAAAACAAACATTTAGAAGTAGAAAAGCAAAAAGAACACCGAAAAAAATAGGCTATTTCGTTTCTTTTTGGGAAAAGGATACTGAGCGTAACAATCAACCTTATCATTCTACAACAGCACCTGATAAATTAGTCATCACTGTATTGGATCAAGAAAAAAGCGGGCAATTTGTGTTCCCTAAAAAAGTTCTAATAAAAAATGGGATTTTAAGACATGGAGAAGTAAGAGGAAAGATGGCACTACGAGTATATCCTGACTGGATTCAGGCGTTGAACAAAACAGCTACGGCCACACAAAACTGGCAAAGGCCATTTTTTATTGATCTAACTGATGAACTTGATTTGGAAAAACTAGAAATGCTTTATTTTAAGCAAGCTGATTTGTTATCGAAATAA
- a CDS encoding dihydrolipoyl dehydrogenase family protein codes for MEHFDVIIIGSGPGGMAAAYDLAAAGEKIAVVEADLWGGTCPNRGCDPKKVLYGAVEAKDMLSQLKGSGFDVIPEVNWSDLMAFKETFTQSVPVEQKTGLANAGIRTITGFARFNDKHTITVENKNYQADKFILATGQRSAILDIPGKENFGTSTDFLNMKELPKKIAFVGGGYISLELANIANSCGSEVHLLHHNERPLKGFDEALTKELIENLKLRGIHFHFNDSAETIVKKGTQFEVALTSQGTLVVDRVFCATGRIPNVEGLNLEKIGVDFTHKGISVNEYLQTTVETIYALGDCLDKNKPKLTPVSSFEGSYLAKCLSGKSQETIKYPALPTIIFSSPKLAQVGLTDQATLEDKKYKVQDLDLTQWFTYKRLNEPLVKAKIVTEKATGLLVGATVLGNEADQLINLFTLMINQKLPADKVNDMIMLYPTVSSDLSYLY; via the coding sequence ATGGAACATTTTGATGTAATTATTATAGGAAGCGGACCTGGCGGTATGGCGGCAGCTTACGATTTAGCTGCTGCTGGGGAAAAAATTGCTGTAGTAGAAGCTGATTTATGGGGCGGCACGTGTCCTAATCGCGGTTGTGATCCAAAAAAAGTTCTTTATGGAGCAGTTGAGGCTAAGGATATGCTTAGCCAATTAAAAGGTAGTGGTTTTGATGTGATACCAGAAGTTAATTGGAGCGATCTGATGGCGTTCAAGGAGACTTTTACCCAGTCGGTACCTGTTGAACAAAAAACGGGATTAGCAAATGCAGGGATTCGAACAATCACTGGATTTGCTCGTTTTAACGATAAACATACGATCACAGTAGAAAATAAAAATTATCAGGCTGACAAATTTATTTTAGCGACAGGACAGCGATCCGCTATTTTAGATATTCCAGGAAAAGAAAATTTTGGTACGAGTACTGATTTTTTAAATATGAAAGAGTTACCTAAAAAAATAGCCTTCGTTGGTGGAGGATATATTTCTCTAGAACTTGCTAATATTGCTAATAGTTGTGGCAGTGAGGTACATTTACTGCATCATAATGAACGACCTTTAAAAGGATTTGATGAGGCGTTGACAAAAGAGTTGATCGAAAATCTTAAGCTCCGTGGAATTCATTTTCATTTTAATGACTCGGCTGAAACGATTGTCAAGAAAGGTACACAATTTGAAGTAGCCCTAACCAGTCAGGGAACATTAGTGGTTGATCGTGTCTTTTGCGCAACAGGTCGGATTCCTAATGTGGAAGGCTTAAACTTAGAAAAAATAGGTGTCGACTTTACCCATAAAGGCATTAGCGTAAATGAGTATTTGCAAACAACTGTAGAAACAATTTACGCATTAGGAGATTGCTTAGACAAAAATAAACCCAAGTTAACGCCTGTTTCTAGTTTTGAAGGCAGCTATCTTGCAAAATGTCTTAGCGGAAAGTCGCAAGAAACCATTAAATATCCTGCACTGCCAACCATTATTTTTAGTTCGCCTAAACTAGCGCAAGTTGGTTTAACAGATCAAGCAACTTTAGAGGATAAAAAATATAAAGTGCAAGATTTAGATTTAACTCAATGGTTTACTTACAAGCGTCTTAATGAGCCTTTAGTAAAAGCTAAAATTGTGACTGAAAAAGCAACAGGTCTATTAGTTGGTGCAACAGTCTTAGGGAATGAGGCCGATCAGCTGATCAATCTGTTTACTCTGATGATCAACCAAAAATTGCCAGCTGATAAAGTCAATGACATGATTATGCTTTATCCAACGGTTTCTAGTGATTTAAGTTATCTATATTAA
- a CDS encoding MFS transporter, which translates to METTKKNYTPLIGSLYTNFIFQGMAAIILSQNLNALMDSWQATVQQVTLVISGIGLGRVLILYFAGYFSDKFGRKKTVQLGIISYLIFFLGILISQNYLQGLFFALFAGFSNAFLDTSTYPTLMEAYPNEKDNSSLSVLNKAFISLGQFILPLLTRFMLNHGIYFGLVFIGCAVGLFLNLLYISKLGFPERAEIDVSIPQMIKEEVDAKKKQPLFKVEGLALLVFSFTCVSTFNIFILWVPSFAESLNLMNHSNSLVLVSAYSIGSFASVFLTSLIVKRGVAPTLLLVWCTLISLFLLVGMTLFPSVPMFLIGSIGIGVFAAGGIWQLGLAVLLELFSKGKGRITSYYSIATSVSVMIIPYITGQLEKINVSLIFGLNIVLTAIGFVAAIIIRYRYKKVTSEWKEHDKEMIELKGIVE; encoded by the coding sequence ATGGAAACAACCAAAAAAAATTACACCCCTTTGATCGGATCATTATATACAAATTTTATTTTTCAGGGTATGGCAGCAATTATTTTATCCCAAAATCTTAATGCTTTGATGGATAGTTGGCAGGCAACTGTGCAACAAGTAACTTTAGTTATTAGCGGTATCGGTTTGGGACGCGTGCTGATTTTGTATTTTGCTGGTTATTTTTCGGATAAATTTGGACGTAAAAAAACAGTACAGTTAGGGATCATCAGTTATTTGATTTTTTTCCTTGGAATCTTAATCAGTCAAAATTATTTACAAGGTCTCTTTTTTGCCTTGTTTGCTGGGTTTAGTAATGCCTTTTTGGACACAAGCACTTATCCAACCTTGATGGAAGCTTATCCAAATGAAAAAGACAATAGTTCTCTTAGTGTGCTGAACAAAGCGTTTATTTCTTTAGGGCAGTTTATCTTACCATTGCTAACACGATTTATGTTGAATCATGGAATTTATTTTGGACTTGTTTTCATTGGATGTGCTGTAGGTTTATTTCTTAATTTGTTGTATATTTCTAAACTGGGATTTCCAGAAAGAGCAGAAATAGATGTGAGCATACCGCAAATGATCAAAGAAGAAGTAGATGCTAAGAAAAAACAACCGTTGTTTAAAGTAGAAGGATTAGCATTATTAGTGTTTAGCTTTACTTGTGTATCTACGTTCAATATTTTTATTTTGTGGGTTCCATCTTTTGCAGAATCATTAAATCTTATGAACCATTCAAATAGTTTGGTTTTAGTTAGTGCATATAGTATTGGTTCATTTGCATCTGTATTTTTAACGTCATTGATTGTAAAACGTGGAGTTGCACCAACGTTGTTATTAGTCTGGTGTACGCTAATTTCATTATTCTTACTGGTTGGCATGACACTGTTTCCAAGTGTACCGATGTTTTTGATTGGCTCGATCGGTATCGGCGTTTTTGCAGCAGGAGGAATCTGGCAGTTGGGACTGGCTGTATTGCTAGAGCTATTTTCAAAAGGGAAGGGACGAATCACTAGCTATTATTCGATTGCGACCTCTGTGTCTGTGATGATCATCCCTTATATAACAGGGCAACTTGAAAAAATCAATGTTTCACTGATTTTTGGATTAAACATTGTTCTGACTGCGATTGGTTTTGTTGCTGCAATAATCATTCGGTACCGCTATAAAAAAGTAACGAGTGAGTGGAAAGAACACGATAAAGAAATGATTGAGTTAAAAGGAATCGTTGAGTGA